From a single Shewanella donghaensis genomic region:
- the secA gene encoding preprotein translocase subunit SecA — protein sequence MLGKLLTKVFGSRNDRTLKGLGKVVIKINALEAEYEKLSDEELKAKTEDFRQRIENGETLDSLMAEVFATVREASKRVFDMRHFDVQLLGGMVLDSNRIAEMRTGEGKTLTATLPAYLNGITGKGVHVITVNDYLARRDAENNRPLFEFLGLSVGINVAGLGQVEKKEAYNSDITYGTNNEFGFDYLRDNMAFSPQERVQRPLHYALIDEVDSILIDEARTPLIISGAAENSSELYIKVNTLIPNLIVQEKEDTEDEIGEGDFSIDEKAKQVHFTERGQEKVEQLLVELGVLNEGDSLYSAANISLLHHVNAALRAHKLFERDVDYIVQDDEVIIVDEHTGRTMPGRRWSEGLHQAVEAKESVNIQNENQTLASITFQNYFRQYEKLAGMTGTADTEAFEFQHIYGLDTVVVPTNKPMVRNDMPDLVYLTATEKYNAIIEDIKGCRERGQPVLVGTVSIEQSELLATLLTQAKIQHSVLNAKFHEKEADIVAQAGSAGVVTIATNMAGRGTDIVLGGNWKVEVEALKNPTEDQIARIKAEWQIRHDAVIASGGLHILGTERHESRRIDNQLRGRSGRQGDAGSSRFYLSMEDSLMRIFASEKVSGMMKKLGMEEGEAIEHPWVSRAIENAQRKVEARNFDIRKQLLEYDDVANDQRQVVYSQRNELMDAETIEDTISNIEQDVVSGVIDQYIPQQSVEELWDVPALEQRLAQEFGLQLTIQEWLDTEDDLHEETLRERIVSSWSEAYKAKEQMVGEQVLRQFEKAVMLQTLDGLWKEHLAAMDHLRQGIHLRGYAQKNPKQEYKRESFELFQQMLESLKHDVISVLSKVQVQAQSDVDDMEQRRRDEEAKVQREYQHAASESLTDNSEGEAIPATATARTVIRDGEKVGRNDPCPCGSGKKYKQCHGKLS from the coding sequence ATGTTAGGCAAATTACTGACAAAAGTATTCGGCAGTCGTAACGACCGTACCTTGAAAGGCCTTGGTAAAGTTGTAATTAAAATTAATGCATTAGAAGCTGAATATGAAAAGCTATCTGATGAAGAACTAAAAGCCAAAACAGAAGATTTTCGCCAGCGTATTGAAAACGGTGAAACGTTAGATTCACTGATGGCAGAAGTGTTTGCCACTGTACGTGAAGCATCTAAACGTGTTTTCGACATGCGTCATTTTGACGTGCAATTACTGGGTGGTATGGTACTAGATAGTAACCGTATCGCTGAAATGAGAACCGGTGAAGGTAAAACCTTAACTGCAACGCTGCCAGCTTATTTAAATGGTATCACTGGTAAAGGCGTTCACGTCATTACAGTGAATGACTATCTTGCTCGCCGTGATGCGGAAAACAACCGTCCATTGTTTGAATTCTTAGGGCTAAGCGTTGGTATTAACGTCGCAGGTCTTGGTCAAGTAGAAAAGAAAGAAGCATACAACTCAGATATTACCTATGGTACTAACAACGAGTTTGGTTTCGATTACCTACGTGACAACATGGCTTTCTCTCCTCAAGAACGAGTTCAACGTCCGTTGCATTACGCACTGATTGATGAAGTCGATTCAATTCTAATCGATGAAGCTCGTACGCCATTGATTATCTCTGGTGCTGCTGAGAATAGTTCAGAACTTTATATTAAAGTTAACACGCTTATTCCTAATCTTATCGTTCAAGAAAAAGAAGATACAGAAGATGAGATTGGTGAAGGTGATTTCAGTATTGATGAAAAAGCCAAACAAGTTCACTTTACTGAACGTGGTCAAGAAAAAGTCGAGCAACTTTTAGTTGAACTTGGTGTGCTTAATGAAGGTGATTCACTTTATTCGGCAGCGAATATTTCGTTACTGCATCACGTTAATGCCGCTTTAAGAGCGCATAAATTATTTGAACGTGATGTTGATTATATTGTTCAAGACGATGAAGTGATTATTGTTGATGAACATACCGGCCGTACCATGCCAGGTCGTCGTTGGTCTGAAGGTTTACATCAAGCTGTTGAAGCTAAAGAAAGTGTAAATATTCAAAATGAAAACCAAACACTAGCGTCAATAACATTCCAAAACTACTTCCGTCAATATGAGAAGTTAGCTGGGATGACGGGTACTGCAGATACCGAAGCTTTTGAGTTTCAACACATCTATGGATTAGATACTGTTGTTGTCCCAACTAATAAGCCGATGGTTCGTAATGATATGCCTGATTTGGTTTATCTTACTGCGACAGAAAAATACAATGCCATCATCGAAGATATCAAAGGTTGTCGTGAACGCGGACAGCCGGTGCTTGTTGGTACCGTATCAATTGAACAATCTGAGCTTTTAGCCACGCTATTAACTCAAGCTAAAATTCAACATTCAGTATTGAATGCGAAGTTCCATGAAAAAGAAGCAGATATTGTTGCTCAAGCAGGTAGTGCTGGAGTCGTGACAATTGCAACTAACATGGCAGGACGTGGTACCGATATCGTGTTAGGCGGTAACTGGAAAGTCGAAGTTGAAGCATTAAAGAATCCAACCGAAGATCAAATTGCTCGCATTAAAGCGGAATGGCAAATTCGCCATGATGCTGTTATTGCGTCAGGTGGTTTACACATCCTAGGTACAGAGCGTCATGAATCTCGTCGTATCGATAACCAGTTACGTGGTCGTTCTGGTCGTCAAGGTGATGCAGGTTCTTCACGTTTCTATCTTTCTATGGAAGATAGCTTGATGCGTATCTTCGCTTCAGAAAAAGTATCTGGCATGATGAAAAAGCTAGGTATGGAAGAAGGCGAAGCCATCGAGCATCCTTGGGTATCTCGTGCGATTGAAAACGCGCAACGTAAAGTAGAAGCACGTAACTTCGATATTCGTAAGCAACTACTAGAATACGATGATGTTGCCAATGACCAACGTCAGGTTGTGTACTCACAGCGTAACGAGTTAATGGATGCTGAAACGATTGAAGATACTATCTCTAATATTGAACAAGATGTTGTCAGTGGTGTGATTGATCAATATATCCCTCAACAATCAGTTGAAGAATTATGGGATGTACCCGCTTTAGAGCAACGTCTTGCACAAGAGTTTGGTTTGCAACTGACTATTCAAGAGTGGCTAGATACTGAAGATGATCTTCATGAAGAAACATTACGTGAGCGTATTGTTTCTAGTTGGAGCGAAGCATACAAAGCTAAAGAACAGATGGTAGGCGAACAAGTTCTCCGTCAATTTGAAAAAGCGGTCATGCTGCAAACACTAGATGGACTTTGGAAAGAGCATTTAGCGGCAATGGATCATTTGCGTCAAGGTATTCACTTACGTGGCTATGCGCAGAAAAATCCAAAGCAAGAATACAAACGTGAATCGTTTGAGCTATTCCAGCAAATGTTGGAGTCGTTAAAGCATGATGTGATTAGCGTACTATCTAAAGTACAAGTACAAGCGCAGTCAGACGTCGATGATATGGAGCAGCGTCGTCGCGATGAAGAAGCTAAAGTTCAACGTGAATACCAGCATGCAGCATCAGAATCATTAACTGATAACTCTGAAGGTGAAGCTATACCTGCAACAGCTACAGCAAGAACGGTAATCAGAGACGGTGAAAAGGTCGGTCGTAATGATCCCTGTCCTTGTGGCTCAGGTAAGAAGTATAAGCAATGTCATGGTAAATTGAGCTAA
- the mutT gene encoding 8-oxo-dGTP diphosphatase MutT, with the protein MKRVNVAVGVIINKQQQILLAMRHAHLHQGNKWEFPGGKVENDETVSEALIRELKEEVGLNVNSTISFMDISHNYPDKQVFLQIHLVTDFSGLAIGLEGQQIRWVDKADLCQYEFPAANLPILEKLLNQS; encoded by the coding sequence ATGAAAAGAGTAAATGTAGCAGTTGGTGTCATCATAAATAAACAACAACAGATATTGCTGGCCATGAGGCATGCACACCTTCACCAAGGGAATAAATGGGAGTTTCCAGGTGGTAAGGTCGAAAATGATGAAACTGTGTCTGAAGCGTTAATCAGAGAGCTTAAGGAAGAAGTTGGCTTGAATGTAAATTCAACTATTTCGTTTATGGACATCTCACATAACTACCCTGATAAACAGGTATTTCTACAGATCCATTTAGTGACAGACTTTTCTGGCTTAGCTATTGGATTAGAAGGCCAACAAATACGATGGGTTGATAAAGCAGACCTTTGTCAGTATGAATTCCCTGCAGCAAATCTTCCCATACTAGAAAAATTATTAAATCAGAGCTAA
- the yacG gene encoding DNA gyrase inhibitor YacG, with product MPISVKCPICQSEVEWIQESKFKPFCSERCKLIDLGDWASEKHTIPVKPEFDHEMLDSEGFDEGDFFKH from the coding sequence ATGCCCATTTCAGTTAAATGTCCAATATGCCAAAGTGAAGTTGAATGGATCCAAGAATCTAAATTTAAACCTTTCTGTAGTGAAAGATGTAAATTGATTGATCTCGGAGATTGGGCTAGTGAGAAACACACAATACCAGTCAAACCAGAATTCGATCATGAAATGTTAGATAGCGAAGGTTTTGACGAAGGCGACTTCTTTAAACATTAA
- the zapD gene encoding cell division protein ZapD — protein MNDQLIYEQPLNEKTRSYLRLEYLADQLKQHVDIDHQHHCFYPLFSLSELTDRCDYRTDILKDIEKQLVLLEKWHALPHVDKHQIQTIIDKLNTAKAPLQTNERIGCHLKNDRFIAALKQRFGMPGACCNFDLPQLHFWLSKSWPERQNDLNGWVSQFKAILDPIKTLLDLTRSTAEFRTSEAPLGFYQGNSPQSLTLIRVRIQNSQGCYPTISGHKNRYAIHFVNFTNQKHTEKLVKFQLATCS, from the coding sequence ATGAATGATCAACTGATTTACGAACAACCTTTAAATGAAAAAACAAGAAGCTATTTACGCCTTGAGTATCTAGCTGACCAACTAAAACAACATGTTGACATAGATCATCAGCATCACTGCTTTTATCCTTTATTTTCCTTATCCGAACTTACAGACCGTTGCGATTACCGTACAGATATATTAAAAGATATTGAAAAACAACTTGTTCTGTTAGAAAAATGGCATGCATTACCTCATGTAGATAAACACCAAATACAAACTATTATAGACAAACTAAATACAGCTAAAGCACCATTACAAACTAATGAAAGAATAGGTTGTCATTTAAAGAATGATCGCTTCATTGCAGCACTAAAACAACGTTTTGGCATGCCGGGAGCTTGCTGTAATTTCGATTTACCACAATTACATTTCTGGCTATCTAAATCATGGCCAGAAAGGCAAAACGACCTAAATGGATGGGTTTCTCAATTCAAAGCAATATTAGATCCAATCAAAACGCTCCTCGATTTAACCAGAAGCACTGCAGAATTTAGAACATCGGAAGCCCCGCTAGGCTTTTATCAAGGAAACAGTCCTCAATCCCTTACACTTATTAGAGTTCGTATCCAAAACTCACAGGGTTGCTACCCTACAATCAGCGGACATAAAAATCGTTATGCTATTCATTTTGTCAATTTTACCAACCAAAAACACACGGAAAAATTAGTTAAATTCCAACTAGCAACTTGCAGTTAA
- the coaE gene encoding dephospho-CoA kinase (Dephospho-CoA kinase (CoaE) performs the final step in coenzyme A biosynthesis.): MSQYIVGLTGGIGSGKTTIANLFAELGIELVDADIIAREVVSFGSVGLTKIEEHFGSNVLLDSGELDRSKLREKVFNNPQQRRWLNSLLHPLIRTRMLEAVESAKSTYVIMVVPLLFENGLDSLVNTTLVVDIPPNQQIARTAKRDGVSSTQVEQIITSQIERSERLQKADDIIDNTQAPIEVRKTVQLLHQKFLDKASTR; this comes from the coding sequence ATGAGTCAATACATTGTTGGTCTAACGGGTGGTATCGGCTCGGGTAAAACAACAATAGCGAATTTGTTCGCAGAGTTGGGAATTGAACTTGTTGATGCAGATATTATAGCAAGAGAAGTGGTCTCTTTCGGCTCTGTAGGTTTAACAAAAATCGAAGAGCATTTTGGTTCCAATGTTTTACTTGATTCAGGTGAGTTAGACCGTTCAAAGCTCCGTGAAAAAGTGTTTAATAATCCACAACAAAGGCGATGGCTAAATAGTCTATTACATCCTTTGATAAGAACAAGGATGTTAGAAGCTGTAGAAAGTGCTAAATCAACTTATGTAATTATGGTTGTACCCTTGCTATTTGAGAATGGGTTAGATAGTTTAGTCAATACGACTTTAGTGGTGGATATTCCGCCAAACCAGCAAATAGCAAGAACAGCAAAGCGAGATGGTGTGAGTTCAACACAAGTTGAACAAATAATTACGAGTCAAATTGAAAGAAGTGAAAGACTTCAAAAAGCCGATGATATTATCGACAATACTCAGGCTCCCATAGAAGTACGTAAAACTGTTCAGTTGTTACATCAGAAATTTTTAGATAAAGCATCTACAAGATAA
- a CDS encoding prepilin peptidase: MTEFISTMSQYPWLFMLISFIFAATIGSFLNVVIHRFPVMMKREWQSECNFYLSEYHPDIVKEVGEKRLNKPIDHYPEKYNLVVPNSACPKCKTNIKAWHNLPVLGWLLLKGKCASCKTAISPRYPIIEFITGALIATLAWHFGPTWQFLFSSILTFVLVALTGIDLDEMLLPDQLTLPILWLGLIINLNGVFASPTDSLIGAAAGYLSLWSVFWLFKLVTGKEGMGYGDFKLLAVFGAWLGWQFLPLIILLSSLVGAFVGITLIIFKRLAKGNPIPFGPYIALAGWIALIWGQDIINWYLGTL; this comes from the coding sequence ATGACAGAATTTATATCTACTATGAGCCAATACCCTTGGCTCTTTATGCTAATCAGTTTTATCTTTGCTGCCACCATTGGCAGTTTTTTAAATGTGGTGATTCATCGTTTTCCAGTAATGATGAAACGTGAATGGCAAAGTGAATGCAATTTTTACTTAAGTGAATATCACCCAGATATTGTCAAAGAAGTGGGTGAAAAACGTTTAAATAAACCTATTGATCACTACCCTGAAAAATACAATCTAGTCGTACCCAATTCTGCTTGCCCGAAATGTAAAACCAACATTAAAGCTTGGCATAACCTCCCTGTATTAGGTTGGCTACTCTTAAAAGGAAAATGTGCTAGCTGCAAAACAGCTATTAGTCCGCGCTACCCTATCATTGAATTCATTACAGGAGCCTTGATTGCTACATTAGCATGGCATTTCGGCCCTACCTGGCAGTTTTTGTTCAGCTCAATATTAACCTTTGTCTTAGTTGCCTTAACGGGAATTGATTTAGATGAAATGCTCCTGCCTGATCAACTAACTTTGCCAATTCTATGGTTAGGATTAATCATTAATCTAAATGGTGTATTTGCTAGCCCTACAGACTCACTAATTGGTGCTGCTGCAGGTTATTTGAGCCTATGGTCAGTATTTTGGTTATTCAAATTAGTCACAGGCAAAGAAGGCATGGGTTATGGTGACTTCAAATTACTAGCGGTCTTTGGAGCCTGGTTAGGCTGGCAATTCTTACCACTAATTATTTTACTATCATCGTTAGTTGGAGCCTTTGTAGGTATAACTTTAATCATTTTCAAAAGACTTGCTAAAGGCAACCCTATCCCTTTTGGTCCCTACATAGCGCTCGCAGGTTGGATTGCTTTAATATGGGGACAAGATATTATCAATTGGTATTTAGGGACTTTGTAG
- a CDS encoding type II secretion system F family protein produces the protein MATATRRSKSKPKKDIKHQPKVFTFEWKGVNRDGQRTSGELRGSTIAEIRGILKSQGVTPKGVRKKSASLFKSEKRITAMDIAMITRQIATMLSAGVPLVTTIQLLGRGHEKAKVRELLGNILTEVQSGIPLSDALRPHRLYFDDLYVDLVAAGEHSGSLDAVFDRIATYREKSEALKSKIKKAMFYPAAVVIVAIAVTVLLLLFVVPQFEEIFAGFGAELPAFTQFVLEISRALQSSWYIIAAILFAMVFTFVRAHRNSQAVRDAVDALILKIPAIGPILHKGSMARFARTLATTFSAGVPLIDGLESAAGASGNAVYKKALLKVRQEVMAGMQMNVAMRTTGLFPDMLVQMVMIGEESGGLDDMLNKVANIYEMQVDDAVDGLSSLIEPIMMVVIGTVVGGLIVAMYLPIFQMGKVVG, from the coding sequence ATGGCAACTGCAACCCGAAGAAGTAAATCAAAACCCAAGAAAGATATAAAACACCAACCAAAAGTGTTTACTTTCGAGTGGAAGGGAGTCAATCGAGACGGGCAACGTACTTCGGGAGAATTACGTGGCAGCACAATAGCAGAAATTCGCGGTATATTAAAATCACAAGGCGTGACGCCTAAAGGGGTGAGAAAAAAATCAGCATCGTTATTTAAATCTGAGAAAAGAATTACTGCAATGGACATTGCAATGATAACTCGTCAAATAGCGACAATGCTTTCCGCTGGTGTCCCGCTGGTAACAACGATACAGTTATTAGGTCGTGGCCACGAAAAGGCCAAAGTACGTGAGTTATTGGGTAATATTTTAACGGAAGTCCAATCTGGTATTCCTTTATCTGACGCTTTACGTCCTCACAGATTATATTTTGATGACCTTTACGTTGATCTCGTAGCAGCGGGCGAGCATTCAGGCTCTTTAGATGCTGTATTTGACCGAATTGCGACATATCGTGAAAAATCAGAAGCTCTGAAATCGAAAATTAAAAAAGCCATGTTTTATCCTGCTGCTGTAGTTATTGTTGCGATCGCAGTTACCGTTTTATTACTACTATTCGTTGTGCCGCAGTTTGAAGAAATATTTGCTGGTTTTGGCGCTGAATTACCTGCATTTACACAATTTGTATTGGAAATTTCACGTGCACTTCAATCGTCCTGGTATATTATTGCAGCGATTCTGTTTGCAATGGTATTTACTTTTGTAAGAGCCCACAGAAACTCTCAAGCGGTAAGAGACGCAGTAGATGCTCTTATATTAAAGATTCCAGCTATAGGGCCAATTTTACACAAGGGTTCGATGGCAAGATTTGCTCGAACTCTAGCAACAACCTTTTCTGCAGGAGTGCCATTAATTGACGGGTTAGAATCTGCCGCTGGAGCATCAGGAAATGCAGTTTACAAAAAAGCATTGTTAAAGGTTAGGCAAGAAGTCATGGCGGGAATGCAAATGAATGTAGCCATGCGCACCACCGGATTATTTCCTGACATGCTAGTTCAAATGGTGATGATTGGGGAAGAGTCTGGAGGATTAGATGACATGCTTAATAAAGTCGCTAACATTTATGAAATGCAGGTTGATGATGCTGTAGATGGATTATCAAGCTTAATAGAACCGATAATGATGGTTGTCATTGGCACCGTTGTCGGAGGACTGATTGTCGCTATGTATTTGCCTATTTTCCAAATGGGTAAAGTAGTAGGTTAA
- the pilB gene encoding type IV-A pilus assembly ATPase PilB has protein sequence MSSSGLNLGLSTLFIRKNLLSEQQVAAAISQSRKTKQSLVSSIIKDKLLSAREIAELCYEEYGAPLLDISEFDLANIPEDILNKKLMLNHRCLPLFKRSNRLFIATSDPTNIAALEDFQFSLGLHAEAIIVEDDKLQIAIEKLLEDDISGLGLDGIDEEALAGIELSDNDKRNEEPEAESSDDAPIVIYINKILTDAIRKGASDLHFEPYEKRYRIRFRIDGILHEVSEPPVNLSSRISARLKVMSKLDIAERRVPQDGRIKMKLSRTKSIDFRVSSLPTIWGEKIVMRILDSSSAQLGIEKLGYEDDQRELYEQMLAKPQGMILVTGPTGSGKTVSLYTGLNILNTEERNISTAEDPVEINLEGVNQVHINLKAGLTFPSALRSFLRQDPDVVMVGEIRDLETAEIAIKAAQTGHLVLSTLHTNSAAETLTRLINMGVPGYNIASSVNLIIAQRLARRLCPECKQPEDVPQAELTRLGFTQEMIDSDFTVYKPIGCEHCSGGYKGRVGIYEVMKMTDEIARTIMEGGNSLQIAQQAKDNGMRDLRLSGLLKVTKGITSIVEVNRVTSFN, from the coding sequence ATGTCTTCATCGGGATTAAATTTAGGACTATCGACGTTATTCATCCGTAAAAATTTACTATCTGAGCAACAAGTAGCAGCCGCAATTTCCCAATCCCGTAAAACCAAACAATCGCTTGTTAGCTCCATAATTAAAGATAAGCTTTTGTCTGCCAGAGAAATTGCAGAGCTTTGTTATGAAGAGTATGGTGCGCCACTACTAGATATTTCAGAGTTCGATCTAGCCAATATCCCTGAAGACATACTCAATAAAAAACTGATGTTGAACCATCGCTGCCTTCCTCTATTTAAACGCAGTAATCGTTTATTTATTGCTACTTCCGACCCCACCAATATTGCCGCTCTCGAAGACTTTCAATTTAGTCTTGGTTTGCATGCTGAAGCCATTATCGTTGAAGATGATAAACTTCAGATTGCTATAGAAAAACTTCTGGAAGATGACATATCCGGCCTCGGTTTAGATGGTATAGACGAAGAAGCGCTTGCTGGCATCGAACTTTCTGATAATGATAAACGCAATGAAGAGCCTGAAGCCGAAAGCAGTGATGATGCTCCCATAGTTATCTATATTAATAAAATTCTTACCGATGCCATCCGTAAAGGTGCTTCAGATTTACATTTTGAGCCCTACGAAAAGCGTTACCGTATTCGCTTCAGAATTGACGGTATATTACATGAAGTGTCCGAGCCGCCGGTAAACCTGTCCAGCAGAATATCAGCCCGCTTAAAGGTAATGTCAAAACTGGATATTGCAGAGCGTCGCGTTCCCCAGGATGGCCGCATAAAAATGAAGCTTTCACGGACTAAATCAATCGATTTTCGTGTCAGTTCGCTGCCTACTATTTGGGGCGAAAAAATCGTAATGCGTATCCTCGATTCATCTTCTGCCCAGCTAGGCATTGAGAAATTAGGCTACGAAGATGATCAACGTGAACTTTATGAGCAAATGCTCGCTAAGCCTCAAGGCATGATTTTAGTTACAGGTCCCACAGGTTCAGGTAAAACCGTATCGCTTTATACTGGACTTAATATTCTTAACACCGAAGAACGTAATATCTCCACCGCAGAAGATCCGGTAGAAATCAATTTAGAGGGGGTTAACCAGGTTCACATTAATTTAAAAGCAGGCTTAACCTTTCCTTCAGCATTAAGATCATTTTTACGTCAAGATCCCGATGTGGTGATGGTAGGTGAAATTCGAGATTTAGAAACTGCTGAAATCGCGATTAAAGCGGCACAAACGGGTCACTTGGTTCTATCAACCTTACATACCAATTCTGCAGCAGAAACCCTTACTCGCTTAATTAATATGGGTGTTCCGGGCTATAATATTGCCAGCTCTGTAAACTTGATTATTGCTCAGCGTCTAGCCCGAAGATTGTGCCCTGAATGTAAACAACCCGAAGATGTTCCCCAGGCAGAATTAACGCGCTTAGGTTTTACTCAAGAAATGATTGATTCAGACTTTACCGTCTATAAGCCTATCGGCTGTGAACATTGTTCTGGCGGCTACAAAGGTCGAGTGGGTATTTACGAAGTAATGAAAATGACTGACGAAATAGCCCGTACTATTATGGAAGGTGGCAACTCACTGCAAATAGCTCAACAAGCTAAAGACAACGGCATGCGAGATTTAAGACTTTCAGGCTTACTAAAAGTCACTAAAGGCATTACCAGTATTGTCGAGGTCAACCGAGTCACCAGTTTCAATTGA
- a CDS encoding prepilin-type N-terminal cleavage/methylation domain-containing protein: protein MKSINQIKNAKGFTLIELMIVVAIIGILAAIALPAYRDYVGAAHGGAAMKGVASFTTKAVTCVQSGISCDTINAEVTATAGLTSTATLAEGTGGGVAFSDGTCVVTATITNTGTVTYAATLVASATGATAAQCADGAGL, encoded by the coding sequence ATGAAAAGCATTAACCAAATCAAAAACGCTAAGGGTTTTACTCTTATTGAATTAATGATCGTAGTAGCGATCATCGGTATTCTTGCAGCAATCGCATTACCAGCTTACCGAGACTACGTCGGGGCAGCTCACGGTGGTGCAGCAATGAAAGGCGTTGCTTCATTTACAACTAAGGCTGTTACTTGTGTTCAATCAGGCATTTCTTGTGACACAATTAATGCGGAAGTTACCGCTACAGCCGGACTAACTTCAACAGCAACGCTAGCTGAAGGGACAGGTGGAGGTGTTGCATTCTCTGATGGTACATGTGTTGTAACAGCTACAATTACTAATACAGGTACAGTAACTTATGCTGCAACCTTAGTTGCTTCTGCAACAGGTGCAACTGCAGCTCAATGTGCTGACGGTGCAGGCCTCTAA
- the nadC gene encoding carboxylating nicotinate-nucleotide diphosphorylase yields MIENDIRHAVKTALDEDLGYTPSHTAQDMLKADITAQLIPQDRHAEAVLITREEGVFCGKAWAEQVFNQLGGEVAIHWHVDDGDLLVPNQVLCELSGPARAILTGERTAMNFIQTLSGVASLTKIYVDKLAGTHTKLLDTRKTIPGLRTAQKYAVTCGGGKNHRIGLFDAFLIKENHIMACGNIQLAVNTARQIAADKPVEVEVESIKELTQALDASCDIIMLDNFDVTMMVEAVSLNSHYKEQGSGAKLEVSGNVTIDTIADFAKTGVDYISVGALTKHVKALDLSLRFKG; encoded by the coding sequence ATGATAGAAAATGACATCCGTCATGCTGTTAAAACTGCACTTGATGAAGACTTAGGATATACACCCTCTCATACTGCACAAGATATGCTCAAAGCAGATATTACAGCGCAACTCATCCCTCAAGATCGACACGCCGAAGCGGTATTAATCACCCGTGAAGAAGGTGTTTTTTGCGGTAAGGCTTGGGCAGAACAAGTATTTAACCAACTCGGTGGCGAAGTCGCGATACATTGGCATGTGGATGATGGTGATTTATTAGTGCCAAACCAAGTGCTATGTGAATTATCTGGACCCGCAAGAGCTATTTTAACGGGTGAACGTACGGCGATGAATTTCATTCAAACATTATCTGGCGTCGCTAGTTTGACCAAGATATATGTCGATAAGTTAGCTGGTACTCATACCAAACTACTCGATACGCGCAAAACCATTCCAGGTTTACGTACGGCGCAAAAATATGCGGTCACTTGCGGAGGTGGTAAAAACCACCGAATTGGTTTATTTGATGCTTTCTTGATTAAAGAGAACCACATCATGGCTTGCGGTAATATTCAGCTGGCAGTCAATACAGCAAGACAAATTGCCGCAGATAAACCAGTAGAAGTAGAAGTCGAATCAATCAAAGAGCTCACACAGGCATTAGATGCCAGTTGCGACATTATCATGCTAGATAATTTTGATGTCACCATGATGGTAGAAGCCGTAAGCCTTAACTCTCATTATAAAGAGCAAGGCAGCGGAGCTAAACTTGAAGTTTCCGGCAATGTCACCATCGATACCATTGCTGATTTCGCTAAAACAGGCGTAGATTACATATCAGTTGGCGCCTTAACCAAACATGTTAAAGCACTGGATCTGTCTTTAAGGTTTAAAGGTTAA
- the ampD gene encoding 1,6-anhydro-N-acetylmuramyl-L-alanine amidase AmpD, translating to MGKQNSIMLKKLTLGWHQAARKCLSPHFNVRPNNEVSALVIHNISLPAGCYGLPHIDGLFQGCLDVDSDPSFADIAGLEVSAHFLIRRDGELVQYVSCDDRAWHAGVSSLNGREGCNDFSIGIEMEGTDIDPYTDAQYQVLTELTLVLLEQYPMLNQSSIVGHCDIAPGRKTDPGDSFDWQRYLSSLES from the coding sequence ATGGGTAAACAAAATTCGATTATGCTAAAAAAGTTGACGTTGGGATGGCATCAAGCAGCCAGAAAATGCCTATCACCGCATTTTAATGTAAGGCCTAATAATGAGGTGAGTGCGCTAGTTATTCATAATATTAGCCTGCCAGCGGGTTGTTATGGCTTGCCTCACATTGATGGTTTATTTCAGGGTTGCTTAGATGTGGATTCTGATCCCAGTTTTGCTGACATTGCAGGGCTTGAGGTTTCAGCGCATTTCCTTATTCGCCGTGACGGTGAGTTAGTGCAGTATGTCAGTTGCGATGACAGAGCTTGGCATGCTGGTGTATCAAGTCTGAATGGGCGAGAAGGCTGTAATGATTTTAGTATCGGGATTGAGATGGAAGGGACCGATATTGATCCCTATACAGATGCTCAATATCAAGTTTTAACAGAATTAACCTTGGTGTTGCTTGAGCAATATCCTATGCTTAATCAATCAAGTATCGTCGGTCATTGCGATATTGCACCTGGGCGAAAAACCGATCCAGGTGATAGTTTTGACTGGCAAAGGTATTTATCGTCTTTAGAAAGTTAG